The following coding sequences are from one Bufo bufo chromosome 2, aBufBuf1.1, whole genome shotgun sequence window:
- the FUT10 gene encoding alpha-(1,3)-fucosyltransferase 10, which yields MIKIWGVKFWVSCLIIAFFFLLVTLQVIVELGNFEKQKVSLLVKDAGQQKKSNPLLKGLHESILSRKLENGLGSYPIMLWWSPLTGETGKLGRCGEETCLFTINRTYLQNPMTKVFLFYGTDFNTDSLPLPRKPYHEWALFHEESPKNNYKLFHPPTITLFNHTATFSRHSHLPLTSQYLEDLQTLTSLEYFVSVQKKNVLRRKLAPVVYVQSDCDPPSDRDTYLQELMKYVPVDSYGECLHNRDLPPQVNNSSFMDDKQFYRILAQYKFILAFENAVCEDYITEKLWRPLKLGCVPIYYGATNIEDWLPSNKSVIIVDKFSHPRELAHYIKQLDRNDSLYLEYLDWKLQGHISNIQLIHAIKDRMWGVQDVTQDNYIDAFECMICRRVWDNIRLQRKGLQIKQWKADSKHLSCPAPKPFSFLPERSSKNSMRVLWKPSFEQSKKEAKALRLLVDRNRNFTSQEFWNLVFKH from the exons ATGATTAAAATCTGGGGAGTCAAGTTTTGGGTCTCATGCCTaattatagcatttttttttctcttggtgACACTccag GTGATAGTTGAACTGGGTAATTTTGAGAAACAGAAAGTAAGCTTGCTAGTAAAAGATGCTGGCCAACAGAAAAAATCCAATCCATTGCTGAAAGGATTACATGAATCCATCTTATCCAGAAAATTAGAAAATGGATTAGGCAGCTATCCCATTATGCTCTGGTGGTCACCTTTGACTGGTGAGACTGGAAAGCTGGGTCGATGTGGAGAAGAGACCTGCCTTTTCACTATAAACAGAACATACCTTCAGAATCCCATGACAAAAGTTTTTCTGTTTTATG gCACAGATTTCAACACAGACAGCTTGCCACTGCCACGAAAGCCATACCATGAATGGGCTTTGTTTCATGAAGAATCTCCAAAGAACAACTACAAACTGTTTCATCCACCAACCATAACTTTGTTCAACCACACAGCTACATTTAGCCGACATTCCCACTTGCCTTTGACAAGCCAGTATTTGGAGGATCTCCAGACCCTTACGTCACTTGAGTACTTTGTGTCTGTTCAAAAAAAGAATGTTCTTAGAAGGAAACTTGCTCCAGTAGTGTATGTGCAGTCAGACTGTGATCCTCCATCAGATCGAGACACTTATCTACAAGAACTAATGAAATATGTCCCTGTAGATTCCTATGGAGAATGCCTTCATAACCGAGACTTGCCTCCACAAGTCAATAACTCCTCTTTTATGGACGACAAACAATTTTATCGTATACTTGCTCAGTATAAGTTTATCCTTGCATTTGAAAATGCAGTTTGTGAAGATTATATAACTGAGAAACTCTGGAGGCCTTTAAAGCTGGGATGCGTCCCCATATATTATGGTGCCACTAATATTGAAGACTGGCTCCCCAGCAATAAAAGTGTTATAATTGTGGACAAATTTTCTCATCCACGAGAACTTGCACACTACATTAAACAGCTGGACAGAAATGACAGCTTGTATCTGGAGTACTTAGACTGGAAATTGCAAGGCCATATCAGCAACATTCAATTGATCCATGCGATCAAGGATAGAATGTGGGGTGTGCAAGATGTAACCCAGGACAATTATATTGATGCTTTTGAGTGCATGATATGCAGAAGAGTGTGGGACAACATACGACTACAAAGAAAG GGTTTGCAAATCAAGCAGTGGAAAGCTGATTCAAAACATTTGTCTTGTCCAGCCCCAAAACCATTTTCATTCCTTCCAGAACGGTCATCTAAGAACAGCATGAGGGTACTGTGGAAACCAAGCTTTGAACAGTCCAAAAAAGAAGCTAAAGCACTCAGACTTCTTGTCGACAGGAATAGGAATTTTACATCTCAAGAATTTTGGAATCTTGTTTTCAAACattag